From a region of the Coffea arabica cultivar ET-39 chromosome 3e, Coffea Arabica ET-39 HiFi, whole genome shotgun sequence genome:
- the LOC113737160 gene encoding uncharacterized protein yields MGVTLDELKEKMADFAKERDWDQFHSPRNLLLALVGEVGELSEIFQWKGEVPKGLPDWEGEEKQHLGEELSDVLLYLIRLSDICGVDLGKAVLRKLELNALKYPVNLCKGSSKKYKHIHNNATTTTSTSIINDSENGVADNAV; encoded by the exons ATGGGTGTAACCCTTGATGAGTTGAAGGAAAAGATGGCTGATTTTGCTAAAGAAAGGGATTGGGATCAGTTTCATAGCCCCAGAAATCTTCTCTTGGCACTG GTAGGTGAGGTGGGAGAGTTGTCTGAGATTTTTCAGTGGAAAGGTGAGGTCCCTAAAGGATTACCTGATTGGGAGGGGGAAGAGAAGCAGCACTTGGGTGAAGAGCTATCAGATGTTCTACTATATCTTATCAGGCTGTCTGACATATGTGGCGTTGATTTGGGTAAAGCTGTTCTGAGAAAACTTGAACTCAATGCCCTCAAGTACCCAGTCAACCTTTGCAAAGGTTCTTCCAAAAAGTATAAGCATATCCACAATAATGCAACAACTACCACCTCAACCAGCATCATCAATGACAGCGAGAATGGTGTAGCTGATAATGCTGTTTGA
- the LOC113736474 gene encoding probable aldo-keto reductase 2, whose protein sequence is MAAGVRRIKLGSQGLEVSAQGLGCMGMSFSYGPPKPEPDMIKLIHHAINSGITHLDTSDVYGPHTNEMLIGKALKGVEREKVQIATKFASRILPTGEHVACGHPDYVREACAASLKRLDVDYIDLYFVHRIDRTIPIEITVGALKQLVEEGKVRYIGLSEASPETIRRAHAVHPITAVQLEWSLWTRDAEEVVIPTCRELGIGIVSFSPLGRGFFASGAKLTENLTSNDFRKRIPRFQEENVEHNNKLFEQVAQLATRKGCTPSQLALAWVHHQGDDVCPIPGTTKIENLESNIKALSVKLTPEEMKELESIASANAAKGDRYPPAIMANTWRFANTPPLSSWKAT, encoded by the exons ATGGCGGCGGGAGTAAGGAGAATCAAGCTGGGATCACAAGGCCTAGAGGTGTCAGCGCAAGGCTTAGGTTGTATGGGAATGTCTTTTAGCTATGGCCCTCCAAAACCTGAGCCAGATATGATCAAGTTGATCCACCATGCCATCAATAGTGGCATCACTCATCTGGACACCTCTGATGTCTATGGCCCCCATACTAATGAAATGCTCATTGGAAAG GCATTGAAGGGGGTAGAAAGGGAGAAAGTTCAAATTGCAACGAAATTTGCGTCAAGAATTTTGCCAACCGGAGAACATGTAGCATGTGGCCATCCAGACTATGTGAGGGAAGCTTGTGCGGCCAGTTTGAAGAGGCTGGATGTTGATTATATTGATCTCTATTTTGTTCACCGGATTGACAGAACGATTCCTATTGAAATCACG GTTGGAGCTCTGAAGCAACTGGTTGAAGAGGGTAAAGTAAGATACATAGGTCTATCTGAGGCCTCTCCGGAAACAATCAGGAGGGCTCATGCTGTTCATCCCATAACAGCTGTGCAACTAGAATGGTCCTTGTGGACAAGAGATGCTGAGGAAGTGGTTATTCCCACATGCAG GGAACTAGGCATAGGAATTGTATCGTTCAGTCCTCTGGGCAGAGGATTCTTTGCATCTGGTGCGAAGTTGACGGAGAACTTGACTAGTAATGACTTCCGTAAG AGGATCCCAAGGTTTCAGGAGGAGAATGTTGAGCACAATAACAAGCTGTTCGAGCAGGTTGCTCAGTTGGCAACAAGAAAGGGTTGTACTCCATCCCAATTGGCCTTAGCATGGGTTCATCATCAAGGGGACGACGTCTGTCCCATTCCTGGCACCACCAAGATTGAGAACCTGGAGAGCAACATCAAGGCCTTATCGGTGAAGTTGACACCGGAAGAAATGAAAGAGCTTGAATCAATTGCTTCAGCTAATGCAGCAAAGGGTGACAGATACCCACCTGCTATAATGGCAAATACTTGGAGATTTGCAAATACTCCGCCTCTGTCATCTTGGAAAGCTACATAG